In the Rhododendron vialii isolate Sample 1 chromosome 2a, ASM3025357v1 genome, CCCTATTTTGATCTTGCTCAAACAAAAAGTTCCCTCTCATATAAGAGGCGTAGGCTTGCAAATTGGGaatcaatattttttcaatacAAACTGAAAAATCTCATGCTTGATTAGTTATGTAGGAAGTGGTACTAAAAATTGAATGAGGCAAATCAAAGCTACCAAGGGGAAAATTAGAGATCCTACGTCTTCAAAAGTTGACCGTGGAGTAGATTTTTGCGTTCAGCACATCCTCAATTTGCTTATTCACCATTTACAccatttaattaaatcatttatCCAccttttgaaatgaaattggtaCCAATTTCTTTTACTCCTCTAGAAAAGATAAAGAAGTATGTTGAGTTGGGCTTAATGAAGCAAATAACTACCTCCAGCAAAACTTGACCGTGGAGTAGATTTTTGCGTTCAGCACATCCTCAATTTGCTTATCTACCAGTTACACCATTTAAATCATTTATCCACCTTTTGGAAAGAAATTGGTACCAATTTCTTTTACTCCTCCAGAAAAGATAAAGAAGTATGTTGAGTTGGGCTTAATGAAGCAAATAACTACCTCCAACAATTTTGTAACTTGAGGgcattttccaatttttactAAAAGTGCTAAACACGGATCTCTTCACATATAACTACTTGCAAAAGTCTTATagccctaaaaaaaaattcctgctCTTGAGTACCATTTGCACTTTCCCATTTCCTAATAACTACAAAAGTACCATTAATAACTACAAAAGTACCATCATCAAAAACCAATCAAGTCCAAGAGGACTTTGGATGCGTTTCGTTAATGACCCTTTTATTTACTCCTTCGTAGCCTAGCCAAGGCtgcttctttgttttccttatATACTTTGAACACAACTTAAACATCGAATACGCTACAATTTTACAAATGCTCGGAACGTATTTTACGGAAAACAAAGGCATGGCCTAGTTGGAGCCTTATCACTATGAATCACAGCATTACGTTTCCCTATCCAACACCAATTGAAGTGCGCAAAAGAAGCACTTGAACTTCTGAGATCACCATTTGGCCGGAGAAGCCAGAAAAGCGCAAACCatttgaaaaaatcaatttgaatgTTTGTTTTTCCTGGGATAGAATATAAGTAAAGAggtacaacaacaaaaaatcacaCACATCTGTATATAACAACTCAAGAACCTAAACATAGCAACACGTAGAATCTTTTTTCCCTGCTTCTAAATATAGCAAAGGCAGTATAACCTATAAAAACATACAAAACATCTCAAGAACCTAAATATTGATAATTATTGACATTCACCACACATAGGCTGAATGACACCATAAAAGGAAGGCATGGATTATGAAAAAGAAGTATCACTCTGGATGAAGCTTCACACTGATGAAGCATCAGACAACCCATCTCCTAATGACAacaaaaaattggcataatgaaCCCCCTAgttattggggaaaaaaaacacacaagcaacaaaattaaaattgatcaaacgATAAAGAAATTAAAGGTAAAAAACACGAAACCCTTACCTTTTTGTTTAGTCTATAATAATCTTCCTTGCACTGATTGGATGTATGCCATTTGTAtctggaaaaaagaagagaaaaaatcaCATTAATGGACACATCTATTGCTGCGAACTGTTATTGACACCAAAATCCAACCCCAGACCAACAAATCAGACTCTAATTAAACCCTAAATTCACACCCGAATAGCTTCGAACTATTTTACTCCAGACCAACAAATCAGACTCTAATCAAACCCTAGATTTACACCCGAATTGCTGCAAACTGTTATTGACCTACCAGCTGTGATTTTCGAACCAAGACGAAAGTTGCCCTTCAATTGCGAGTTGATTCGACTCGGTTGTGGACAGTCCGGGAAGGAACCCAATCGCCGCCATTCGAGCCGTAACACAACTCGATCGAGCTTGGTGGGTGGGTGTGGTGAGAGAGCAGTGAGATTGGTGGGTcggcgtagagagagagagatggtatTTGCAATGGAACGTCTTCGTTGAGCCAAGGGTgtgtgtttgaattttgaaatttgaaaggaGAGGAGTCAGCTgggtgtgtgtgcgtgtgtgaatcgagagagagatggggagcTGCTTTGTTTTGTTCCTCTTAATTTTGCCATTACAAATTCAGAATATTTACTAAAATGCCACTAAAAATTAGTTTGTGAGAGAGACAATTTTGAAACATTAAATTGTGTagaatgaatggttgagattggaagaaaaagaatattttttgagGCACTGTGTGAGATACCCCTCCCTTGTTATATGGATTATCTGTGTAAGGCACTCTTTTGCGTAAGGTACCCAAGTATTTAAAAGATGATGCAATGAAAGAAAGAGCAAGAGAGCTGCCCCCATTTCCCCTGTTTTCTTCCTCGTTTCTGCTGCTGCTACTGTCCGAAATGCACAGCCTTggttttgcccttttttttgttgattttcttcCACTAAAATTAAAGAAGAGGTAGTAAAGCCAACAATAAGTAACAGCTTCACCAGAATAATGCACAATTCATAATGCACATCTAAAgaacaaaattaaagaaaaatcaacaaactaaATGAAGAAACGAAAAGACGAAGTTCGTCTAGTAGTCTCCTCCAACCTCCTCCACAAAAGCCTTGAGATTAACATCCGAAGATCCGCCTTCCTTCCCATCTTCTATAGCCAAATCCTTCCATTTCTTAGCATTTCTCCTCATTTCTTCCCCTCTCTCCTCACTGGTCATGACCATCTCTATACACCTCTTAACCTCATCACTCGTAACTATTCCTTCTTCGTTCGCCCTAACTCTCACGCCAATCTTCCACACATCCGCCATCATCTTCGCATTCGTCCCTTGATCCGACAAATGAGGAAACGCCACAACTGGAATCCCAGAAGCCAAGCTCTCCAACGTAGAGCTCCACCCGCAATGCGTCAGGAAACATCCCAAGGAAGGGTGTGGTAGGATTTCTAGTTGGGAACACCAAGGGACTATCTTCCCTTGTTGTTCTAGCTCTTCCATGCAACTTAGCCTATCTTcgtccttttcttcttctccattttCTTTCACTCTTATCACCCACAAAAATGGCCGATGGGTTTCCAGCAAACCGCGGGCAATCTCCTCCATTTGTGGCTTTGGAAGAGTCACAAGGCTTCCAAACGACACGTAAACCACTGATGATTCAGGTTTCGCGTTCAACCATTCGGTATAGtcatttgttttctgaaaaaggTGACACACAAATGAATCGTCTAAGGGATCTCTTCTGTCCAAGAATGCTGATGGAATTAACGGTCCGATCGCAATCAAATTATAGTATTTCTCAACGACATTCAGGGCCTCGGGCTCTAATGCGTCGAATGTGTTTACAAGGATTTGCGGCGTGGTCTCTGAATCAACGAGTGTCCGTATCAGCTCTTCGAATAGTGGCAGTACTGAGTTGAAGTGGCCGTTGGTTGAAGGAAATAACAATGATGGAAGGTCACGACCATTGAGCAGTGGCAATCCCGGTAATTTGATAGATCGTGAGGGGTCCTTGTATGTTTGCATAAGGACCTCCTCATAACCATGAAAATAATAGTAGTAGATATCCAGCACCGTGGCTGGTTGGATCCACAGAACCGATGACCGGACGCGACAATCACGCGCCACCTTTGCTGCCCAAGGGAAGAGGGGATTGTAGACCAAGCACGTGATTGGACAACCTTCTACACTGCTAGTCACGATGATCTCCCTAAGCCTTTGGGAGCTGTTACTTCTAGTTTCGGAAAAAAAGCGATTCAAATCGTCTCCGGGTTTGATTCCCTCATCGTCGTAGCCGTCAGAATAGGTGGCGAACTTCAAGCCGTCGGGGGTTTGAAAGCCGTTTCTAGATATTCGACGTTCGCCGTGCACGCTGATAACAAAGGTAACGTGCACGCCCATTTGAATGAGGCGCTTGGCGAGTTGAAGACATGGGTTAAGGTGGCCTTGCACTGCGAAAGTCACGATTAGGAAGTGGCGGTTCACCATAATTGGCGGCGGCGCGTGGGGAGGTTTTTGAGTTATGTTCATCAAACTCTGCTATACAACTAATACAAGGACAAGGATTTTCGCACTATGACGTTTGAAGAGATCAAGAATTGGAAGAAAAACTAGTGGTGTTTATCCTTGTCGTTGTGTTCAAGTGGGCTGATATTTTCTGTGTGAAGTTGGAGGATTACTTGAACTTTGAGTCATGACAATAACACTTAACTAACTTGAGTATTGTTCATGTGCATCATGAGTTGTTAAAATGACACTATGTGGATGGAATCATTTCCTCTCCATCTCTACATACGCCCTTGTGGCTCCTGCTCCTGAGTTAACACCGAGAATCAGAATTGTTCATGTAGCAGAACTCGCAATTAGCTACATCAAGGAAAAAAATCAGATTCATTGGGCATTTATAAATGTAGGGCAAATCCTATTTTGTATCACGTAATGAAAAGCAATGAGACGAAAAACTTAAATTGTTCATAAATgtttgatgaatttgattttttttttcccgggaCGGAGTTGATTGCGAATTCTACGAGATGAACAGTTCTGATTCTCAGAGTTGGCTCGGGAGTGCGAGCCATAAGGAGAGTATGGAGGGGTATAGAGATGGACTTGATCCCTGATAGACTCAACCCCAAATTATTTGTGCTTGCGGAATCTCTCACATGTTAATTACATGGTACGTAGCTGGGAAAACGTTTTCTTCAATTTCCAATCTGTAGACCAGTGTAGTCTAGTATATCCAATAGTATATTAAGGACTGGGATTTTGGCATTTTGCCAATATGACGTTCGACATGACGAATTGGGATAAAAAAATTGACCTGTtcttaaaatgatttttaaagcCTGTCATTATATTCAAGTGGACATGTGAGTCATGTGACATGTGAGTCATGTGACAAGTTAGAATAATTATAGACAGatgttaaaaaatttcaaaataagacggcactttagacaaataagatagTTGTTTAATATTGTACGTACTTTTTAGTCtctagtgaactttttttttgcatttcttttttttgctttccgtcataattttatactttttagattcttctcgtcgagatggGTGATTAATCCACAAAATATGACgcgaatctaaaaaaaaaaaaggatgaacaaaacatacaaaacgaagatgaaaaataagtttacaagaatagAGGCATACTTGGACAGTAATGCATGCCCAATAAGAAAAACCATGCATGAGTATAGTTCAATGATGGAGAGTACTTTGTTTCATTAAACTCATGCAGCATTCATATATACCTTTTGATATTGGCCCGGAAACCtggttatgtaaaaaaaaaaaaatcatttgtaatTGATTAAGTAGTAGTGTTGGCTAGCTACCAGGTGACCCATTTGAGCAACTTTAATTtggtattaattttttttaacgtaTTTGGGCTACCTTGGAACATATGATTTAAGAATAAGGTTtctgattatttttaaaatacaatAAAGGTGGGACTAAGACGGGTCTTTTTTGAGATGGATCCACGTAGAAATGTGTAACATTTGTCCACTAATTTTAATTAGTAGTATGATCTAATGTGGTTTGATCCACCTTTGGTTGGACAAATGTGCAGGGTTGGCCATTTTGGTCATATACAATATATATTGTCTAGCTAATTGTACTGTGATCTACAAAATCACTTTTCTATACATAATACGACGTTATAGCTAAACTGGGATAGACAACATAATATTGCACAATTCATAGATACTCATCACACATCTAATTAAAATGGGATACAAGCTTGAAACTCTTaaccgaaaaaaaattaaagtgaaagtgaaattattaattaaaaagcTAAAGAACATAAGAAGACAAAGTTCCtcttaattatctcctccaaccTCCCCAACAAAAGCTTTGAGATTCTCATCCGAGGATCCACCTTCCTTCCCAGCTTCTCTAGCCAAGCCCTCCCACTTCTTAGCATTTCTCCTCATCTCTTCCCCTATCTCCTCACCCCTCATGACCATCTCTATACACCTTTTAACCTCATCACTCCTAACTATTCCTTCTTCATCTGCCCTGACTCTCACACCAATCTTCCACACATCCACCATCATCTTAGCATTCGTCCTTTGGTCGGACAAATGAGGAAACGCCACGACTGGAATCCCAGAAGCCAAGCTCTCTAATGTAGAGCTCCACCCACAGTGCGTCACGAAACATCCCAAGGAAGGGTGTGATAGGATTTCCAATTGGGAACACCAAGGCACTATCTTCCCTTGTTGTTCTAGCTCTTCCATGCAACTTAGCctatcttcttccttttcttcttcttcgttttctTTAGCTCTAATCACCCATAAAAATGGCTGATGGGTTTCCAACAAACCGCGGGCAATCTCTTCCATTTGTGGTTGTGGAAGATTCAAAAGGCTTCCAAACGACACATAAACCACTGACGATTTGGGTTTCTCGTCTAGCCATTCGGTATAGTCCTTTGTTTTCTGAAAGAGGTCACATACCAATGAAGTGTCCAAGGGATCTTTTCTTCCCAGGAAAGCTGTTGAAATTAATGGTCCAATTGCAATACACTTATATTTCTCTACGACTTTCATGGCCTCGGGCTCTAATGCATCAAATGTGTTAACAAGGATTTGAGCCTCTGAATCATTTAGTTCTTGTATCAGCTCTTCGAATAATGGCAATGCGCTATGGTAGCCGTTAGGGGTTGAAGGAAATAACAAAGAGGGAAGGTCACAAGCATGGAGCAGTGGCAACCCTGGGAATTCAATAGACCATGAAGGGTCTTTGTAGTTTTCCATTATGACATCCTTATAACCATTGAAATAATAGTGGTAGATATCCAATACCATAGCTGGTTGAATCCATAGAACTGATGAGCAGATGTGACAATCGCGTGCCACCTTTGCTGCCCAAGGGAAGAGAAGATTGTAGACCAAACACGTGACTGGACAACCTTCTTCACTGCTAGTCGCGATGATATCTCTTAGCCTTTGGGAGCTGTTACTTCTAGTTACGGAAAAGAAGTGATTCATATCGTATCCGGATTTACGCCCCTCATCGTAGCCATCAGAATAGGTGGCGAACTTGAAGCCATCAGGGGTTTGAAAGTTGTTTCTTGAAATTTGACGTTGAGCATGGATGCTGATAACAAAGGTGACTTGCACGTCCATCCGAATGAGACGCTTGGCGAGTTGAAGACAGGGGTTAAGGTGGCCTTGCGCAGGAAGAGTCACGATTATGAAGTGGGGCTTCACCATTACTGACGGCGGTGCGTGGGGAGGTGTTGAGTGAGTTTTCCTACTCGATCTATAATTGAAGAAATGAAAGTGGGCATAGTTTGTCTTTGTGGGTATAGGTTTGTATATAAGGACAGGGATTTTGGCACTATGACGTTACTAGTCTTGTTTCATTATACTTGTCATTGTGTTCAAGTGGGCATTTCGTGTGTGTAAAGTTGGTGGAATTCTAGAACATCCAAGTATTTATGAAAATGATCGACTCTTAATTTAGCAGAATTGTTTATGCACACTATGAGTTGTTAAAATGACATGATTATGAGGATAGACTTGTAGAAGAAAGCTTTTGGCACTACACGTTTTGGTTTATTAATTATATGTATATACTGCCAATTCATTAAAGGATCCTCCATGAACTCCCAAATAAGTTGAGTATGATCATGCCTAATGGCGTGGGTCTCTATGGGTAGGATGGTGCGGTTGGCATCGGCTCCTGTCGTGGTCGTTGTTGAACGACCCGGTTTCTCGCCTAACGGCTTGGTGTTGCATCCGTGATGGTTTGGTATGCTTGCGTTTCATTTTTGCAGCGCTGATGGGGTGACCCAATCTCGTATTTGATGGTCGGCGTGGCGATAGGGTGCTCTGGTGGTGTTTCGGTGGCAGCAGACTGACGGTGgtggtttgtttttgtttgattaggAAGGCTATTTCTTGGGctagttttggattttttttaggcTGATCTTTATTGTTGAATTTGGGCTTTTTAggcattttgggtgttttgagctatatttgtttttatttggacATTTTAGGCCTTTGGGTGTTGTTTGGGACTCTGTCTCTCTAGTTGTATTTTCAAACTTTTGGTTGGAAACCTTTTCCCCTATTCTTAATAGTGTTACTTTTTACACATTCATGGTTGctttttgataattcaagtgTCCGGACTAGTTAACTCCCACCTAGAGTATCCCTGGTGAACAATCTTATCATCTACTAGCAGATGACCCGTTCAATTAAAGTCGGAGcgaaggaaaaaaataacataatagcCCGAAAGGAGTTGAACATAATATGCTTGTATTTGGGccattttatgttatttttaagtGGGCCTTGTTGGCCCAATACATGGCTCAAGATTGGCTAAAATATCGTATGTTAGACTTTGGGCCATTATATGCTGCCTTTTTAGTTGGGCCGTGTAGGCTCAAGATGCATACTCTTGATCTTGACAATCCAAACGCTTTCTTTGCTCACTAGAAAAAGGAATGGAGGATCAAAGcaacttcaaccaaaaaattaagggaaaatgatggccaagtacgtgtttgataattaataccttccaagaatattttcaaaattaataaatattctcagcatgtccttggcgtgtattaattatcaaaatacgttctGAGcagtcatttttccaaaaattaattaacaaaattaaaatgacaGGCCGgtcctattttctttttaatggcTGAGCGGAGCCTTTCTCAAATAGGTGCATGTCTTACTAATATTCTATGCATGCCGATTACCCACATGtcactttctctctttaatgcacatgtcactttccttcttttttttacctcTCTCTCCACGTTCGTTTTTCCgtcctttcttctcttttctctctctcccctaatCCCATAACACaacttcactctctctctctctctctctctctctctctctcttaaatctaatatttttaaaaaaaattggtataacttttattttacaaatccgattttgaaaaaaatatatttttgaaatctactctaCAAAATCTACCAAACAAGTATCATATTGAATGTCAAATtatgtatataatttttttgggtgtaggctcctgtttttttattttggaattaTGTGTAAATTGTTAAATGAACACTATTAATTACTCACTCTGTCCCTTCTTGATTTATACATGTCTCAAAttgactgtccaatttcaaaatcaatggacCAGATTATGTAAATTTCCAAATCAATGAATCAGATTtggtttccttaataagttgaaaaccCAAGATTGGATAAAGAAATTAGGACAGATGGACTGTTAATTGTGAAATGAACACCTTTAGTTAATAGTTACTAATTTAGACTATTAATAATTAACTGTTTAAATTTACATTTAAcacttaaaatttgaaattatcatTGTTAAATTAACAATTCATAGCCCTGATTAACAATTcacaataataattttttttttttttttttttgcatttcaaaatttatccagccaaaaaaaaaaaaaaacctacagaCTCATCAAACATTCTATGCAACGATCAGTTACGCATTTGTTAGTCTTGCAATAACAAGACTAACGGTTATGGTTATACTTAATGAAACTTACAAGttggaaagaaccaattagAGTGAAGGTAATGTTCGCCCTCATTTGGTGAGGGTGAAAAAAATCGAATTCTGTAAAAAGTCAGGAGGCCGATAAGAGTAGAAAAAACGTACACCCATTTGAGCTGAACGAACCACTTGGGTTTTGGCCCATCACACCACTTTCTATGGGCCCACAAAACATCTTGTCTTATATTTcatccgtcccgatttgtttgtccaatcttgGATTTCCAACTTATTAGGAAAACCAAATCCTatcaattgatttgaaatttacATGATTTGatctattgattttgaaattggacgg is a window encoding:
- the LOC131315731 gene encoding crocetin glucosyltransferase, chloroplastic-like; the encoded protein is MNITQKPPHAPPPIMVNRHFLIVTFAVQGHLNPCLQLAKRLIQMGVHVTFVISVHGERRISRNGFQTPDGLKFATYSDGYDDEGIKPGDDLNRFFSETRSNSSQRLREIIVTSSVEGCPITCLVYNPLFPWAAKVARDCRVRSSVLWIQPATVLDIYYYYFHGYEEVLMQTYKDPSRSIKLPGLPLLNGRDLPSLLFPSTNGHFNSVLPLFEELIRTLVDSETTPQILVNTFDALEPEALNVVEKYYNLIAIGPLIPSAFLDRRDPLDDSFVCHLFQKTNDYTEWLNAKPESSVVYVSFGSLVTLPKPQMEEIARGLLETHRPFLWVIRVKENGEEEKDEDRLSCMEELEQQGKIVPWCSQLEILPHPSLGCFLTHCGWSSTLESLASGIPVVAFPHLSDQGTNAKMMADVWKIGVRVRANEEGIVTSDEVKRCIEMVMTSEERGEEMRRNAKKWKDLAIEDGKEGGSSDVNLKAFVEEVGGDY
- the LOC131315737 gene encoding crocetin glucosyltransferase, chloroplastic-like, with translation MVKPHFIIVTLPAQGHLNPCLQLAKRLIRMDVQVTFVISIHAQRQISRNNFQTPDGFKFATYSDGYDEGRKSGYDMNHFFSVTRSNSSQRLRDIIATSSEEGCPVTCLVYNLLFPWAAKVARDCHICSSVLWIQPAMVLDIYHYYFNGYKDVIMENYKDPSWSIEFPGLPLLHACDLPSLLFPSTPNGYHSALPLFEELIQELNDSEAQILVNTFDALEPEAMKVVEKYKCIAIGPLISTAFLGRKDPLDTSLVCDLFQKTKDYTEWLDEKPKSSVVYVSFGSLLNLPQPQMEEIARGLLETHQPFLWVIRAKENEEEEKEEDRLSCMEELEQQGKIVPWCSQLEILSHPSLGCFVTHCGWSSTLESLASGIPVVAFPHLSDQRTNAKMMVDVWKIGVRVRADEEGIVRSDEVKRCIEMVMRGEEIGEEMRRNAKKWEGLAREAGKEGGSSDENLKAFVGEVGGDN